The following are encoded in a window of Solidesulfovibrio magneticus RS-1 genomic DNA:
- a CDS encoding branched-chain amino acid ABC transporter permease, which translates to MFAGAPQYLVSGLTQGAAYGLIGLGFTMIFNTTGIINFAQGEFVMLGGMLSVCLLGVGLPLPLAIVLACLATAAIGGLMERLAIRPIAGAPAINAVIITIGVSILLRGGAMLAFGKDTHALPAFSGTAPILALGAAIQPQSLWVLAVTLALLAALKLFFTATIQGKAMLACSCQKKAASLVGISVARMALLSFAISGLIGATAGAILAPITMTAYDVGMMLGLKGFAACILGGLGNPFGAAAGGLVLGVLESFGAGFIASGYKDAFAFVVLLLLLFVKPSGLFGKAGVERV; encoded by the coding sequence ATGTTTGCCGGCGCGCCCCAATACCTCGTTTCCGGACTCACCCAGGGGGCCGCCTATGGCCTGATCGGGCTCGGTTTTACGATGATCTTCAACACCACCGGCATCATCAACTTCGCCCAGGGCGAGTTCGTGATGCTCGGCGGGATGCTCTCGGTGTGTCTGCTGGGGGTGGGGCTGCCCCTGCCCCTGGCCATCGTGCTGGCCTGCCTGGCCACGGCCGCCATCGGCGGCCTCATGGAGCGCCTGGCCATCCGGCCCATCGCCGGCGCGCCGGCCATTAACGCCGTCATCATCACCATCGGCGTCTCCATTTTGCTTCGCGGCGGGGCCATGCTGGCCTTTGGCAAGGACACCCACGCCCTGCCGGCCTTCAGCGGCACGGCCCCCATCCTGGCCCTGGGCGCGGCCATCCAGCCCCAGAGCCTGTGGGTGCTGGCCGTCACCCTGGCCCTGCTCGCGGCGCTCAAGCTCTTTTTCACCGCCACCATCCAGGGCAAGGCCATGCTGGCCTGCTCCTGCCAGAAAAAGGCCGCCAGTCTGGTCGGCATTTCCGTGGCCCGCATGGCGCTCCTCTCCTTTGCCATAAGCGGACTCATCGGGGCCACGGCCGGGGCCATCCTGGCCCCCATCACCATGACCGCCTACGACGTGGGCATGATGCTTGGCCTCAAGGGATTTGCCGCCTGCATCCTGGGCGGCCTGGGCAATCCTTTTGGCGCGGCCGCCGGCGGGCTGGTGCTGGGCGTGCTCGAATCCTTTGGCGCGGGCTTTATCGCCTCGGGCTACAAGGACGCGTTCGCCTTCGTGGTGCTGCTGCTGCTCCTTTTCGTCAAGCCTTCGGGACTCTTCGGCAAGGCCGGCGTGGAGCGCGTATGA
- a CDS encoding ABC transporter substrate-binding protein gives MRVKAILTALCALCAATCAFAAEPVRLGAVLSVTGPASFLGEPEKNTILMEVDKINAAGGVLGRPVEVVILDDETDVNKAVLAVDRLIKKENVAAILGPTTSGNSLAVMGKAAAAKIPLISCSAAEKITKPVSPYIFKVAPSDRLAVARILTHAKAKGYKKLAILTVSDGFGQAGREVLKELVPAEGFELAADEVFGPKDTDMTAQLTKIQGAAPDAVICWGTNPGPAVVAKNRVQLGIKTPLYMSHGVASKKFIELAGEAAEGLLLPAGKITAADKLPDTDKEKALLVGYAKAYDERFKAPVSTFGGHGYDSLHLAVKAIANAGSDKPEAIRDALEKIQNFPGIGGIFSFTPEDHAGLGPDAFIMLGIDKGDWVIVGQ, from the coding sequence ATGCGAGTCAAAGCGATCCTCACCGCCCTATGCGCCCTGTGCGCCGCGACCTGCGCCTTTGCCGCCGAACCCGTGCGCCTGGGCGCGGTGCTGTCCGTCACCGGGCCGGCGTCGTTTCTGGGCGAACCCGAGAAGAACACCATCCTCATGGAAGTCGACAAGATCAACGCCGCCGGCGGCGTGCTCGGCCGGCCGGTGGAAGTGGTCATCCTCGACGACGAGACCGACGTCAATAAGGCCGTTTTGGCCGTGGATCGCCTGATCAAGAAGGAAAATGTGGCCGCCATCCTCGGCCCCACGACCTCGGGCAATTCGCTCGCCGTCATGGGCAAGGCCGCCGCCGCCAAAATCCCGCTCATTTCCTGCTCGGCCGCCGAGAAGATCACCAAGCCGGTGAGTCCGTATATTTTCAAGGTCGCCCCGTCCGACCGCCTGGCCGTGGCCCGCATCCTCACCCACGCCAAGGCCAAGGGCTACAAAAAGCTCGCCATCCTCACCGTGTCCGACGGCTTCGGCCAGGCCGGCCGCGAGGTGCTGAAAGAACTCGTCCCGGCCGAGGGCTTCGAACTCGCGGCCGACGAGGTCTTCGGCCCCAAGGACACGGACATGACCGCCCAGCTGACCAAGATCCAGGGCGCGGCCCCGGACGCCGTCATCTGCTGGGGCACCAACCCCGGACCGGCCGTGGTGGCCAAAAACCGCGTCCAGCTCGGCATCAAGACCCCGCTGTACATGAGCCACGGCGTGGCCTCCAAGAAGTTCATCGAGCTGGCCGGTGAGGCCGCCGAGGGCCTGCTGTTGCCGGCCGGCAAGATCACCGCCGCCGACAAGCTGCCCGACACGGACAAGGAAAAGGCCCTGCTCGTGGGCTACGCCAAGGCCTATGACGAGCGCTTCAAGGCCCCGGTCTCCACCTTTGGCGGGCACGGCTACGATTCGCTGCATTTGGCCGTCAAAGCCATCGCCAACGCCGGCTCCGACAAACCCGAGGCCATCCGCGACGCCCTGGAGAAGATCCAAAACTTCCCCGGCATCGGCGGCATCTTCAGCTTCACCCCCGAGGACCATGCCGGTCTTGGCCCCGACGCCTTCATCATGCTCGGCATCGACAAGGGCGACTGGGTTATTGTCGGTCAATAA
- a CDS encoding ABC transporter substrate-binding protein, whose translation MRLASLTLLLLAVLSVALPAQAADPIRIGAVVSATGPASFLGEPEKNTLQMQADAINAAGGLLGRPVEVIILDDETDVNKGVLAVDRLLKKENVVAVVGPTVSGNSLAVAPKVEAAKVPMVSMAAAEKIVKPVNPFVFKTAQSDRLAVARILAHAKKQGYKKLAVLTVSDGYGQAGREVLKELLPAGGFELVGDEVYGPKDTDMTAQLTKLKGTSPDAVICWGTNPGPAVVAKNRVQLGITTPLYMSHGVASKKFIELAGDAAEGLLLPAGKLTVAGQLPDGDPQKAPLAAYAKAYEDRFKTPASAFGGYAYDGLMLVAEAIKAGGDASPAGIRAALEKINGFPGITGVFRFSPEDHNGLDETAFVMVTIAGGDFKLLAD comes from the coding sequence CGGCCCGGCCTCGTTTTTGGGCGAACCCGAGAAAAACACCCTGCAGATGCAGGCCGACGCCATTAACGCCGCCGGCGGTCTGCTCGGCCGGCCGGTGGAAGTCATCATCCTCGACGACGAGACCGACGTGAACAAGGGCGTGCTGGCCGTGGACAGGCTGCTCAAAAAGGAAAACGTCGTGGCCGTGGTCGGCCCCACGGTTTCCGGCAACTCCCTGGCCGTGGCCCCCAAGGTCGAGGCCGCCAAGGTGCCCATGGTGTCCATGGCCGCCGCCGAAAAGATCGTCAAGCCGGTCAACCCGTTCGTCTTCAAGACCGCCCAGTCCGACCGGCTGGCCGTGGCCCGCATCCTGGCCCACGCCAAGAAGCAGGGCTACAAGAAGCTCGCCGTCCTCACCGTGTCCGACGGCTACGGCCAGGCCGGGCGCGAGGTGCTCAAGGAACTGCTCCCGGCCGGCGGCTTCGAACTGGTCGGCGACGAGGTCTACGGCCCCAAGGACACGGACATGACCGCCCAGCTGACCAAGCTCAAGGGCACCAGCCCCGACGCCGTCATCTGCTGGGGCACCAACCCCGGCCCGGCCGTGGTGGCCAAAAACCGCGTCCAGCTCGGCATCACCACCCCGCTGTACATGAGCCACGGCGTGGCCTCCAAGAAATTCATCGAACTGGCCGGCGACGCGGCCGAGGGCCTGCTCTTGCCGGCCGGCAAGCTCACCGTGGCCGGCCAGCTGCCCGACGGCGATCCCCAAAAAGCGCCCCTGGCCGCCTACGCCAAGGCCTACGAGGACCGTTTCAAGACTCCGGCTTCGGCCTTTGGCGGCTACGCCTACGACGGCCTCATGCTCGTGGCCGAAGCCATCAAGGCCGGCGGCGACGCCAGCCCGGCCGGCATCCGGGCCGCCCTGGAAAAGATCAACGGCTTCCCCGGCATCACGGGCGTGTTCCGCTTCTCGCCCGAGGACCACAACGGCCTTGACGAAACCGCCTTTGTCATGGTCACCATCGCCGGCGGCGATTTCAAGCTGCTGGCCGACTAG